The following proteins are encoded in a genomic region of Candidatus Neomarinimicrobiota bacterium:
- a CDS encoding translocation/assembly module TamB domain-containing protein, which produces MKKRVAQWIGGVALAVAIILLYLIFFQTHLFSSSLLKNLNKHVLASYNVSIQGQLGGGLLAGKFSIHDLKLLLNQNSDTLFAADDISLSGIDYNWSSHELLIENVIISEYAFISQNLGSLTGSDSQSSFDLSLIIQQLQSKNGSIQLTFMDSLQTIEFPELNADLWHIDGLTGVSIASCVLFAPSITEDTLQLTGLLGVNSNGNINIEALELESTALNLNINSRITPDSVSVNFDGCRVSPSGFRELILPELYSDLEIYFDADLLITDDMVKVSGPGFAYLKNTTIPFDLTSFTRRKDGESISFTLGTELRNMSLSAHHNSKGVTSGKAEIFRLDVNPFLPINQLEVAEPIGTFMFSGANGNYSINSKLESIMINNLPFDSLNADIQYLSSGELLITNGVAIQADNHFKIEGKLSKKVLDLKGVLDLSEYSFLELFKIKNQYQGQIETQFNITGTLQHPRLSGEIRPRDLSYLDKLKLTGLGKIEVQVSADGLQGNFALQGNQGLLVGDSLQTYTILMNLSDNVYKIEDIHFQGLKNLISFKGQYDSQGFTVNKLKVIMDQHQLTLVDTVTIQRTADDHYQIPASVVVINKGGIAFQGSYDEASGLKIQTDFELIDLGEISEFINIKTPFEGLASGKAQITGMLNNPVIQANLLLKNGLTLGYPSDSASIDLTLKSNTIISNSIEAFQADGTLKLIGQLPWGYKMRGLEYQTAPQNFSMVLNNYRLKDLKFSKVAGIPISGRGSGSLSIRGTPIATKLDGEIEVVNAKFDTLSFSKAYTEFIYEGNLLTFDSLSMVSTWGYGRGTGYMPISLDMVAADRMAVADREMGLNFEFNLDEMPFLTSYISIIDAIKGDIIGNLTFTGPLSAPLRNGKVRGHNASLEVSVLGNPITDIHSEITLKDNTLIIDHFSGKMQASEASNLTTQGGIGWATAIIGDIIGVDVSTNYAGEVIAQGGLDITSFFHPIFDVRLKAEEVYYRSTDGQIEAIADAELHFTGQDTLDVTAVIPVKRAVYYSNFESEETYYESIGKLDSTLFRYSLDTQFPSDLLISNDQMEAEFEGELWLLDYGDGIMRFSGTLRAQAGGKFFYVGNELTIISGEILFNSIDFNPQLNMEAEIEINGERVELTLSGDLNEPELIINAENTQLTQSDVITYLTLNQKMVEISFDRQSALNPVQSYSVMLAEKQLSKIGRKYIGLDEVGIDLASDSTGGTRFQLGQRLSKNLKATYEGGLQPTDGQSDYDFGLEYQINRNVSVTGKVNQHGEVELNGRLKFTY; this is translated from the coding sequence GTGAAAAAGAGGGTAGCACAATGGATCGGAGGAGTGGCGCTGGCTGTCGCTATTATCCTGCTGTACCTGATTTTCTTCCAAACTCATCTGTTTTCCTCATCCTTATTGAAAAATCTTAACAAACATGTGTTAGCATCATATAATGTTTCAATTCAGGGACAACTAGGGGGGGGACTGTTAGCGGGAAAATTTAGTATTCATGATCTAAAACTACTTCTGAATCAGAATTCTGATACACTATTCGCAGCGGATGACATCTCCCTGTCTGGTATTGACTATAACTGGAGCAGTCATGAACTGCTGATAGAAAATGTCATTATTAGTGAATATGCTTTCATTTCACAAAATCTTGGTAGTCTAACCGGTTCCGATTCGCAAAGCTCATTCGACCTGTCTCTTATCATTCAGCAGCTGCAATCAAAAAATGGCTCGATCCAACTCACATTTATGGATTCGTTGCAAACAATTGAATTCCCCGAGCTAAACGCCGATCTATGGCACATTGATGGCTTAACCGGTGTCAGCATCGCCTCATGTGTTCTATTTGCTCCCTCAATTACCGAGGATACTCTGCAACTAACCGGTTTGCTCGGCGTAAACAGCAATGGCAATATCAACATTGAAGCGCTTGAATTAGAATCCACCGCATTAAATCTGAATATTAACTCAAGAATCACTCCTGACTCAGTTTCTGTTAACTTTGATGGTTGCCGTGTTTCACCCTCTGGTTTTAGAGAGCTTATTTTACCAGAATTATACTCTGATCTGGAGATCTATTTTGATGCTGATCTATTGATCACTGACGATATGGTAAAAGTAAGTGGACCGGGCTTTGCCTATCTGAAGAACACCACAATTCCATTTGATTTGACATCATTTACGCGACGTAAAGATGGGGAATCGATCAGCTTTACGCTGGGAACAGAACTACGGAATATGAGTCTTTCCGCTCATCATAATTCAAAAGGGGTCACAAGCGGAAAAGCAGAGATATTTCGCCTCGATGTCAATCCCTTCCTCCCAATAAACCAGCTGGAAGTGGCTGAACCTATAGGAACGTTTATGTTTAGTGGTGCTAACGGCAATTACTCGATCAATTCAAAACTAGAATCAATTATGATCAATAATTTGCCGTTTGATTCCCTGAATGCAGATATACAATATCTTTCCTCTGGCGAATTGCTTATTACTAATGGAGTGGCTATCCAGGCGGACAACCATTTCAAGATCGAAGGGAAATTATCCAAGAAGGTGCTCGACCTGAAGGGTGTGTTGGATCTGTCAGAATATTCATTTCTAGAGCTCTTCAAGATCAAGAACCAGTATCAGGGTCAGATCGAGACACAATTTAATATCACCGGAACTTTGCAGCATCCCAGATTATCAGGTGAGATAAGGCCACGGGACTTGAGCTATTTGGACAAACTGAAATTGACGGGTCTGGGCAAAATTGAAGTTCAAGTATCAGCAGATGGTCTTCAGGGAAATTTTGCCCTCCAAGGCAATCAAGGGTTATTGGTGGGGGATAGTCTTCAAACCTACACCATCTTGATGAATCTTTCAGACAATGTTTATAAAATTGAAGATATTCATTTTCAAGGTCTGAAAAACCTGATCTCATTTAAAGGTCAATATGATAGCCAGGGCTTTACTGTCAATAAGCTTAAGGTGATCATGGATCAGCATCAATTAACCCTGGTGGATACTGTTACGATCCAAAGAACTGCTGATGATCACTATCAGATCCCAGCTAGTGTTGTAGTAATAAATAAAGGCGGCATAGCGTTCCAGGGCAGCTATGATGAAGCTTCCGGTTTGAAGATACAAACCGATTTCGAATTGATCGATCTAGGGGAAATTTCTGAATTTATAAATATCAAAACACCATTTGAGGGTCTTGCTTCTGGAAAAGCTCAGATCACCGGAATGCTTAACAATCCCGTAATCCAGGCCAATCTATTACTCAAAAACGGGTTGACTTTGGGCTATCCCAGTGACTCTGCCAGCATTGATCTGACCCTCAAATCCAATACAATCATCAGTAATAGTATTGAGGCGTTTCAGGCAGATGGTACACTTAAGCTGATCGGCCAGTTGCCCTGGGGTTACAAGATGCGAGGTTTGGAATATCAGACAGCTCCACAAAACTTTTCTATGGTTCTCAATAATTATAGACTGAAAGATCTAAAATTCTCTAAAGTCGCAGGTATCCCCATATCTGGACGTGGATCAGGTTCTCTGTCAATTCGCGGAACTCCAATAGCGACCAAGCTGGATGGAGAGATAGAGGTAGTTAACGCCAAATTTGACACTCTGAGCTTTTCGAAAGCATACACAGAATTCATTTATGAAGGAAATCTGCTTACATTTGATTCTCTTTCAATGGTAAGTACCTGGGGGTATGGTCGTGGGACGGGATATATGCCCATCTCATTGGATATGGTAGCAGCTGACAGAATGGCCGTAGCAGACCGGGAAATGGGATTGAATTTTGAGTTTAACCTGGATGAAATGCCCTTTTTGACATCCTATATCTCGATCATTGATGCTATTAAAGGTGATATTATTGGAAACCTAACGTTTACCGGCCCACTGTCCGCACCTCTAAGAAATGGGAAAGTGAGGGGTCACAATGCCTCGCTTGAGGTTTCGGTACTTGGTAATCCTATCACCGACATCCATTCTGAAATCACTTTGAAGGATAACACTCTTATCATAGATCATTTTTCAGGCAAAATGCAGGCATCTGAAGCTTCGAATTTGACAACACAGGGAGGGATCGGTTGGGCGACAGCCATCATCGGAGATATCATTGGGGTTGATGTCAGTACAAATTACGCAGGGGAGGTGATCGCTCAAGGTGGTTTGGATATTACATCCTTTTTTCATCCAATATTTGATGTGAGGCTAAAAGCTGAAGAGGTTTACTATCGGAGTACAGATGGGCAAATTGAAGCTATTGCGGACGCAGAACTGCACTTTACCGGACAAGATACTTTGGATGTTACAGCCGTTATCCCGGTAAAGCGAGCGGTCTATTACAGCAATTTCGAATCGGAAGAGACCTATTACGAATCCATCGGAAAGCTTGACAGTACTCTTTTCAGATATAGTCTTGATACACAATTTCCCAGCGATCTGCTTATTTCAAATGATCAGATGGAAGCTGAATTCGAAGGAGAATTATGGTTGCTGGACTATGGTGATGGTATCATGCGTTTCTCTGGTACCCTGAGAGCTCAGGCAGGGGGAAAATTCTTTTATGTTGGCAATGAGTTAACGATCATATCTGGAGAGATTCTTTTCAACTCCATCGATTTTAATCCCCAACTAAACATGGAAGCTGAAATCGAGATCAATGGGGAACGGGTTGAGTTGACTCTCAGTGGTGATCTCAATGAACCGGAATTGATCATCAATGCAGAAAATACTCAGTTGACCCAAAGTGATGTGATTACCTATCTCACACTCAATCAAAAAATGGTGGAAATAAGCTTTGACAGGCAGTCCGCTCTTAATCCTGTACAAAGCTATTCTGTGATGTTAGCCGAAAAGCAGCTATCTAAAATTGGGCGGAAGTACATTGGGTTGGATGAGGTTGGTATCGATTTGGCATCTGATTCAACCGGGGGCACCAGGTTTCAACTTGGGCAACGCCTCTCAAAAAATTTAAAAGCCACTTACGAAGGGGGTCTTCAACCCACAGATGGTCAATCCGATTATGACTTTGGCCTGGAGTATCAGATTAACAGGAATGTTTCTGTTACTGGCAAAGTGAATCAGCATGGTGAGGTCGAATTGAACGGGAGGCTGAAATTTACCTATTGA
- a CDS encoding BamA/TamA family outer membrane protein yields MKILVSGMLLASLMAVGGYSQSALEAPEIVDIQFEGNNNLTSKQLLDQIRLKEKRWVSKGSYYNRHHLAREIERLEDYYKLHGFLDANITDSLAISENNVISIFLQVDEGKQYYLRDVNLSGNTVFSEEQYLEIIEFQAGSIFNTFKIRENLMEMILLYQNNGYPLINIQDSEIIDDSVSLYIRVEEGPKLNIGSINISEMEQVSTNTIEREIIVKPGDLYKLTNIEESKRRLYETSLFNSVNIRLGKVDTISAIIDLDVELIPAKFRGFDMNMGVKQGFIEEAIHADPVLSIGVSGSWYNNNLFDQSRRISVKTKLSSIYPAIFIPQQFKLDFFYVEPWLSKYRIPLTINPFYWYIDNSRTGFENVAYGLRGIMTYRWFRKIKIQSLAEWSQSNTNRKPIGSDEAYSEARKVGLKFTWDERDNFFYPHHGFKWVIEPGIVGYFLGGENNYMQFQTQFSSYWNLFADLVFAHNINFGIAVQRDADIPIPYEKRFFLGGNSSIRGYEQQMVGPMRLEDGEWFPTGGNFRLYMNMEFRFPLYGILGGEVFMDVGNLWAEIQDARISDIKTAIGLGITIETPIGPARIDHGFVVEPGAIIKAGQTHIAIAYVF; encoded by the coding sequence TTGAAAATACTTGTGTCAGGTATGCTATTGGCCAGTCTGATGGCAGTGGGGGGGTATTCGCAGAGTGCTCTTGAGGCACCTGAAATTGTAGATATTCAGTTTGAAGGGAACAATAACCTGACCAGTAAACAACTATTAGATCAGATTCGCTTAAAAGAGAAAAGATGGGTTAGCAAGGGTAGCTATTATAACAGGCATCACCTTGCTCGTGAGATCGAGAGACTCGAGGATTATTATAAGCTCCATGGTTTTTTAGATGCAAATATCACAGATTCGCTAGCCATCAGTGAAAATAATGTTATCAGTATATTTCTGCAGGTGGATGAAGGAAAGCAGTATTACCTCCGGGATGTGAATTTGTCCGGGAATACCGTTTTTTCAGAAGAACAGTATCTGGAGATCATAGAATTTCAGGCTGGTTCCATCTTTAATACATTTAAGATCCGTGAAAACTTAATGGAAATGATCTTGCTCTACCAGAATAATGGCTATCCACTGATCAATATACAGGATAGTGAGATCATTGATGATTCTGTAAGTTTGTACATCAGGGTCGAAGAGGGTCCCAAATTAAATATTGGCAGCATCAATATCAGCGAGATGGAACAAGTTTCGACTAATACTATCGAGCGTGAGATCATTGTTAAACCAGGTGATCTATACAAGCTGACAAATATTGAAGAATCCAAACGTAGACTTTATGAAACAAGCCTTTTTAATAGTGTTAACATCAGATTGGGGAAAGTGGACACTATTTCAGCTATCATCGATCTGGATGTTGAGCTTATCCCTGCGAAGTTTAGAGGTTTTGACATGAACATGGGGGTAAAACAGGGATTTATAGAGGAAGCTATCCATGCTGATCCCGTGTTGAGTATTGGAGTATCTGGAAGCTGGTATAACAACAATCTTTTTGATCAAAGTCGTCGAATTAGCGTAAAAACAAAGCTTAGCTCGATCTACCCAGCCATCTTTATTCCCCAGCAATTCAAATTGGATTTCTTCTATGTTGAACCCTGGCTATCAAAATATCGTATCCCTTTGACCATTAATCCCTTCTATTGGTACATTGATAATTCCAGAACAGGCTTTGAGAATGTGGCTTATGGTCTGCGAGGAATTATGACCTATCGCTGGTTTCGAAAGATCAAAATTCAATCCCTGGCAGAATGGAGTCAATCTAACACAAACAGGAAGCCCATTGGAAGTGATGAAGCTTATAGTGAAGCTCGTAAGGTTGGTTTGAAGTTTACCTGGGATGAACGGGATAATTTTTTCTATCCCCATCATGGTTTCAAATGGGTGATAGAACCTGGCATAGTAGGCTACTTCCTGGGTGGCGAGAATAATTATATGCAGTTCCAGACTCAGTTTAGCTCATACTGGAACCTTTTCGCAGACTTGGTTTTTGCCCATAATATAAATTTCGGTATTGCTGTGCAGCGAGATGCGGATATTCCAATACCGTATGAAAAACGATTTTTTCTGGGAGGCAATTCCAGTATTAGAGGCTATGAACAACAGATGGTGGGACCCATGAGGCTGGAAGATGGTGAATGGTTTCCAACTGGAGGAAATTTTAGATTATATATGAATATGGAGTTTCGTTTTCCACTGTATGGAATTCTGGGAGGAGAAGTATTCATGGATGTTGGAAATCTTTGGGCTGAGATTCAGGATGCCAGAATTTCAGACATCAAGACAGCCATCGGGTTGGGTATTACCATCGAGACCCCCATAGGTCCTGCACGTATTGATCATGGTTTTGTTGTGGAGCCCGGCGCTATTATTAAAGCTGGACAAACACATATTGCTATAGCATACGTGTTTTAG
- a CDS encoding tetratricopeptide repeat protein → MQKVSLLGVVIIGLLLSSCSKNYDEYLSQAAELQNTDNYTQALESLDNAVKKAETADQRVSANIKAGNLAANYLKDIDLADKYYQATLDDVTNYSAGDLRDLAKQALAAQANKAAVKMYQLWFEKYPDHSDIIGVKYEFAEVYHKNIRDLKNAIISYEEVVSSYPDSEQAPKALFSIGYIFANELGDNDSAKKYYSDFLEKYPDHEMAPSVEFELKYLGKTLEEIPELQHLLSKTS, encoded by the coding sequence ATGCAAAAAGTGTCACTTCTTGGAGTTGTGATCATTGGACTCCTGTTAAGCTCATGCAGCAAGAATTATGATGAGTATCTAAGTCAAGCAGCAGAACTACAAAATACCGATAATTATACACAGGCGCTTGAGTCTCTTGATAATGCAGTCAAAAAAGCCGAAACTGCTGATCAGCGTGTTTCTGCAAACATAAAAGCTGGAAATCTGGCGGCTAATTATTTGAAGGATATCGATCTGGCTGATAAATATTATCAGGCAACTCTGGACGATGTTACCAACTATTCTGCTGGAGACCTGAGAGATCTTGCCAAGCAGGCATTGGCTGCACAGGCCAATAAAGCTGCCGTGAAAATGTACCAACTCTGGTTTGAAAAATACCCTGATCACTCAGATATAATTGGTGTAAAATATGAATTTGCAGAGGTCTACCATAAGAATATCCGTGACCTCAAAAATGCGATCATAAGCTATGAGGAAGTTGTATCAAGCTATCCGGATTCTGAACAGGCTCCCAAAGCGTTGTTCTCAATCGGTTATATCTTTGCCAATGAGTTGGGTGATAATGATTCTGCAAAAAAATATTATTCTGACTTTCTTGAAAAATATCCAGATCATGAAATGGCGCCATCAGTGGAATTTGAATTAAAGTATCTGGGGAAAACGCTTGAGGAGATTCCTGAGCTTCAGCATTTACTTTCCAAGACATCTTAA
- a CDS encoding MoxR family ATPase — MTFDLSKLNEKIKEKSLFLTALEAEAAKVIVGQRGMIRRILIGLLSNGHILLEGVPGLAKTLTINTLARLIDTSFSRIQFTPDLLPADLLGTLIYNQKNGEFNVKKGPLFSNIILADEINRSPAKVQAALLEAMQEKQITIGDTSYKLEEPFLVLATQNPIEQEGTYPLPEAQVDRFMLKLKVDYPSEEEEFEIIKRMAHPYPKFEIKPVISKKDVLEARDVVDEIYIDDKIFKYIVALVMATRDPAKAGLTDLDPLIEYGASPRASINLALAAKANAFIHHRGYVTPDDIRAIGMDVLRHRVLVSYEAEAEEVTSEDIVQRIFEATEVP; from the coding sequence ATGACATTCGATCTTTCCAAACTTAATGAGAAAATTAAGGAAAAAAGCCTATTCCTGACAGCTTTGGAGGCTGAAGCAGCCAAAGTTATCGTTGGACAGAGGGGCATGATACGTCGAATTCTCATCGGACTATTGTCCAACGGACATATTCTGCTGGAGGGCGTTCCCGGGCTGGCAAAGACCCTTACTATAAATACCCTGGCTCGTTTGATCGATACCAGCTTTAGCCGGATCCAGTTCACACCTGATCTGCTACCGGCTGATCTATTGGGCACTTTGATATACAATCAAAAGAATGGCGAATTCAATGTAAAAAAGGGACCACTATTCAGTAATATCATTCTGGCTGATGAGATCAATCGTTCGCCAGCAAAGGTTCAGGCTGCCTTACTTGAGGCCATGCAGGAGAAGCAGATCACAATTGGAGATACCAGCTATAAACTGGAGGAACCCTTCCTGGTTCTGGCTACCCAGAATCCCATCGAACAGGAGGGGACCTATCCCTTACCTGAGGCACAGGTAGACCGGTTCATGCTTAAGTTGAAGGTGGATTATCCCAGTGAAGAGGAAGAGTTTGAGATCATCAAACGGATGGCTCATCCCTATCCAAAATTCGAGATCAAACCCGTGATCAGCAAAAAGGATGTCCTGGAAGCGCGCGATGTGGTAGACGAGATCTACATTGATGATAAGATCTTCAAGTACATTGTTGCACTTGTTATGGCCACTCGTGATCCCGCCAAGGCCGGCCTGACCGATTTGGATCCGCTTATCGAATATGGAGCTTCACCCCGGGCAAGTATTAACCTGGCTCTGGCAGCCAAGGCCAATGCCTTTATACATCATCGAGGTTATGTAACACCAGACGATATTCGTGCAATCGGTATGGATGTTTTGCGCCACCGAGTGTTGGTTTCTTACGAAGCCGAGGCAGAGGAGGTCACTAGCGAAGATATCGTTCAGCGGATCTTTGAAGCCACAGAAGTTCCCTGA
- a CDS encoding DUF58 domain-containing protein — MKKIELSTRHLVNEVFGGEYHSVFKGRGMEFAEVREYMPGDEIRTIDWNVSARTGVPHVKLFEEERELTVMIMVDASASGAFGTQGQMKRNLAAELSAVLAFSAVKNNDKVGLIIFTDQVEKFIPPRKGRSHVLRVIREVLNHEAQHSGTSINTALEYMSRVLRKRSVIFMISDFLDKNYERSVKQAARRHDMLSFHLQDPWELELPNLGLIQMHDGETGETALVNTGNAAFRKSYSEESLRRFETLKNFFKTNRLDYLPIRTDIPYVDSLISFFRRRALRVR; from the coding sequence GTGAAAAAGATTGAACTCAGTACCAGACACCTGGTTAATGAAGTGTTTGGCGGCGAGTATCACTCGGTATTCAAAGGGCGTGGAATGGAGTTCGCTGAAGTTCGCGAGTATATGCCTGGTGATGAGATCCGCACCATCGATTGGAATGTCTCAGCCCGAACCGGCGTGCCCCACGTTAAACTATTTGAAGAAGAACGTGAACTCACTGTGATGATCATGGTTGATGCGTCAGCTTCTGGGGCTTTTGGAACCCAGGGACAGATGAAAAGAAATTTGGCTGCCGAGCTTTCAGCAGTACTCGCTTTCTCAGCTGTAAAAAATAATGATAAGGTGGGCTTGATCATATTCACAGATCAAGTTGAGAAATTTATTCCACCGCGTAAAGGACGTTCACATGTCCTGCGGGTTATCCGCGAAGTTCTCAACCATGAAGCACAGCATTCGGGTACGAGTATCAATACAGCTTTGGAATATATGAGTCGTGTATTAAGGAAAAGATCTGTGATATTCATGATCTCAGATTTTCTGGATAAGAACTATGAACGGAGTGTCAAACAAGCTGCAAGACGCCATGACATGCTTTCCTTTCACCTTCAGGATCCATGGGAGCTTGAACTTCCCAATTTGGGGTTAATTCAAATGCATGATGGCGAAACCGGCGAAACCGCCCTGGTGAACACCGGAAACGCAGCATTCAGAAAAAGCTATAGCGAAGAATCTCTCAGACGCTTTGAAACATTGAAGAATTTCTTTAAAACCAATAGGCTGGATTATTTGCCCATCCGTACGGATATACCCTATGTTGACTCATTGATTAGCTTTTTTCGTCGAAGAGCGTTGAGAGTACGATGA